A portion of the Gossypium arboreum isolate Shixiya-1 chromosome 8, ASM2569848v2, whole genome shotgun sequence genome contains these proteins:
- the LOC108483327 gene encoding AP-4 complex subunit epsilon-like: MGSQGGFYQSKEFLDLVKSIGEARSKAEEDRIVLSEIETLKRRISEPDTPKRKMKEYIIRLVYVEMLGHDASFGYIHAVKMTHDDSLLVKRTGYLAVTLFLNEDHDLIILIVNTIQKDLKSDNYLVVCVALNAVCKLINEETIPAVLPQIVELLAHPKEAVRKKAIMALHRFYQKSPSSVSHLVSNFRKRLCDNDPGVMGATLCPLFDLITNDVNSYKDLVISFVSILKQVAERRLPKAYDYHQMPAPFIQIKLLKILALLGSGDKQASEIMYTVVGDIFRKCDSSSNIGNAVLYECICCVSSIYPNPKLLASAADAISRFLKSDSHNLKYMGIDALGRLIKISPEIAEQHQLAVIDCLEDPDDTLKRKTFELLYKMTKSTNVEVIVDRMIDYMISINDNHYKTEIASRCVELAEQFAPSNQWFIQTMNKVFEHAGDLVNIKVAHNLMRLIAEGFGEDDNTADSQLRSSAVESYLYILGEPKLPSVFLQVICWVLGEYGTADGKYSASYITGKLCDVAEAYSNDETVKAYAVTALMKIYAFEIAAGRMVDMLPECHSLMEEFLASHSTDLQHRAYELQAVIGLDAHAVESIMPSDASCEDIEVDKALSFLNGYIQESIEKGAQPYIPESERSGMLNISNFRNQDHHEASSHGLRFEAYELPKQTVQARIPPASLASTELVPVPEPVYPRESYQTTTVPSVSSDAASTELKLRLDGVQKKWGRQTHFPSTSTSNSTSQKTVNGITQVDGSNTANSRTRETYDSGKQVEISPEKQKLAASLFGGPSKTEKKSATGHKSSKPSSHMVKSHAPKSSMEVASEKTSPVQQPPDLLDFGEPTVKSTAPSPDPFKDLEGLLEPTTQVSSAVNHSSTAAVTKPPDIMGLYTETPAGAHHKDSDILSGLSNSPMTNMVGGTTTMQVAQSSKSPNLKDSLEKDALVRQMGVTPSSQNPNLFKDLLG, encoded by the exons ATGGGCTCCCAGGGCGGATTCTACCAATCCAAAGAATTTCTGGATCTGGTGAAGTCCATTGGCGAGGCTCGATCCAAGGCCGAAGAGGACCGAATTGTTCTCAGCGAGATCGAGACTCTCAAACGCCGCATCTCCGAGCCCGACACACCCAAGCGCAAGATGAAAGAGTACATCATCAGATTGGTTTACGTCGAGATGCTCGGTCACGACGCTTCCTTCGGTTACATTCACGCCGTTAAGATGACTCACGATGATAGCCTCCTCGTCAAACGGACCGGTTACTTGGCCGTTACGCTCTTCTTAAACGAAGATCATGATTTGATCATTTTGATTGTCAATACCATCCAGAAAGATTTGAAGTCTGACAATTACTTGGTGGTCTGCGTCGCCTTGAATGCCGTTTGCAAGTTGATCAATGAGGAGACAATTCCTGCCGTCTTGCCGCAGATTGTGGAGTTGCTCGCACATCCTAAGGAGGCTGTACGGAAGAAGGCCATCATGGCTCTCCATCGGTTTTATCAGAAATCCCCTTCTTCTGTTTCGCATCTCGTCTCCAATTTTCGCAAG AGACTTTGTGATAATGATCCTGGAGTTATGGGTGCAACCCTTTGCCCACTTTTTGATCTTATAACAAATGATGTTAATTCTTACAAAGATTTGGTCATCAGCTTTGTAAGCATTCTTAAACAAGTTGCTGAACGCAGACTACCTAAGGCTTATGATTACCATCAGATGCCAGCTCCATTTATTCAG ATCAAATTGTTGAAAATTCTGGCATTGCTTGGAAGCGGTGACAAGCAAGCAAGTGAAATAATGTATACCGTAGTGGGAGACATATTCAGAAAATGTGATTCATCAAGTAATATAGGAAATGCTGTACTCTATGAGTGCATATGCTGTGTTTCCTCTATATATCCCAATCCCAAGTTATTAGCGTCTGCAGCGGATGCTATATCCAGATTTTTAAAG AGTGACAGTCATAACCTAAAATACATGGGCATTGATGCTCTTGGCCGATTAATAAAGATAAGTCCAGAGATTGCTGAGCAACATCAGTTGGCTGTTATTGATTGCTTAGAG GACCCAGATGATACTCTGAAGAGAAAAACCTTTGAACTACTgtacaaaatgaccaagtctacAAATGTGGAGGTTATTGTTGATCGCATGATTGATTACATGATTAGCATTAATGACAATCATTATAAAACTGAAATAGCATCTCGATGCGTTGAACTTGCGGAGCAATTTGCACCGAGCAATCAATGGTTCATTCAG ACCATGAATAAAGTTTTTGAGCATGCGGGAGATCTGGTCAATATTAAGGTAGCTCACAATTTGATGCGGTTGATTGCTGAGGGATTTGGAGAGGATGATAATACTGCAGACAGTCAACTGAGATCATCTGCT GTGGAGTCATACTTGTACATTCTTGGTGAACCAAAGCTGCCATCCGTTTTTCTTCAA GTAATTTGCTGGGTCTTAGGGGAATATGGAACAGCTGATGGAAAGTACTCTGCTTCTTATATTACTGGGAAGTTATGTGATGTGGCAGAGGCATATTCGAACGATGAGACTGTTAAG GCATATGCAGTTACAGCCCTCATGAAAATATATGCATTTGAAATAGCAGCGGGGAGGATGGTAGATATGCTGCCTGAG TGTCATTCTTTAATGGAAGAATTTTTGGCTTCTCACTCGACAGATTTGCAGCATCGCGCTTATGAATTGCAAGCTGTGATTGGCCTTGATGCTCATGCTGTTGAGAGTATTATGCCATCAGATGCAAGTTGTGAAGATATTGAG GTTGATAAAGCCCTTTCCTTCCTTAATGGTTATATCCAAGAGTCAATTGAAAAAGGTGCTCAGCCTTATATTCCTGAGAGTGAACGCTCTGGAATGTTAAATATCAGCAATTTTAGGAATCAAGATCACCATGAAGCTTCGTCACATGGTCTCAGGTTTGAGGCATATGAGCTTCCAAAGCAAACAGTGCAAGCAAGGATTCCTCCTGCATCACTTGCTTCAACTGAACTTGTTCCAGTGCCAGAGCCAGTGTATCCTAGGGAAAGCTACCAGACTACTACTGTGCCATCTGTATCATCAGATGCAGCATCAACAGAGCTCAAGCTACGACTAGATGGAGTCCAAAAAAAGTGGGGTAGGCAAACACACTTTCCCTCAACATCTACCTCAAATTCCACATCCCAGAAAACAGTTAATGGTATCACGCAAGTTGATGGGTCAAATACTGCAAATTCAAGAACACGTGAAACCTATGATTCTGGGAAACAAGTAGAAATTTCTCCAGAAAAGCAGAAACTGGCTGCTTCGCTGTTTGGAGGTCCATCAAAAACAGAAAAGAAGTCAGCTACTGGTCATAAGAGTTCAAAGCCAAGCAGCCACATGGTGAAGTCTCATGCGCCGAAGTCTAGTATGGAAGTTGCTTCAGAAAAGACATCTCCTGTTCAACAACCTCCGGACTTGCTTGATTTTGGAGAACCAACTGTCAAAAGTACTGCTCCTTCACCAGATCCATTTAAAGATCTGGAGGGTCTTCTTGAGCCAACAACTCAAGTTTCTTCAGCAGTGAATCATAGTTCAACTGCTGCTGTTACGAAGCCCCCTGATATAATGGGATTGTACACAGAGACACCTGCTGGCGCACACCATAAAGACAGTGATATTTTATCTGGCTTGTCAAATTCGCCAATGACAAATATGGTTGGTGGTACTACAACCATGCAAGTAGCTCAAAGTAGTAAGAGCCCCAACCTTAAAGATTCATTGGAAAAGGATGCACTGGTTAGGCAGATGGGTGTTACTCCATCGAGTCAGAATCCAAACTTGTTTAAAGATCTACTCGGGTGA